The following are from one region of the Ptychodera flava strain L36383 chromosome 15, AS_Pfla_20210202, whole genome shotgun sequence genome:
- the LOC139151375 gene encoding stimulator of interferon genes protein 2-like: protein MVSEENNGFGPIPRRRSTALVKGASILFAVLFLATVILREFYGTPDSLEECFEKKMKSLLFENETVLIERVSTLTNVKRLSSLVRFLFICSVAVITLILSEAIRRLCLVIEELRHRHERYDGKLTKVITATFGVRHYHSLLVMVILAVVCVVLLGVFANPLLSQYLSRYGDLILANMAVACLVNVFFSLKTPSHVEISEFSEKDHLNVAHGLAWSFYFGYLKIILPELENTIAKSKWNDQMRAGGLLAKLFIVIPEACVIPDNLGEDYPHVKFEEKLPPLEVDRAGVKKRQYINSVYQVTDPHTGYAHYCILEYATPVDSLYKMSGHPEAGLSAQDRHQQVQIFMRTLQQILDRTPECSKRCVLVPISGKDYERFPLAHVILKAIKQVKGEEYIIEDSEDE, encoded by the exons ATGGTCAGCGAGGAGAACAACGGCTTCGGACCGATACCTCGGAGACGCAGCACCGCTCTGGTGAAGGGGGCGTCCATCCTCTTCGCGGTGTTGTTCCTAGCGACAGTGATACTCCGTGAATTTTACGGCACTCCAGACAGCCTGGAAGAATGCTTTGAGAAAAAGATGAAGTCGCTGctttttgaaaacgaaacagTTCTGATAGAACGCGTGTCTACCCTCACCAACGTCAAGCGGCTGTCGAGTCTGGTCAGATTTCTGTTCATTTGTTCAGTGGCAGTGATAACGTTGATTCTGAGCGAAGCTATTCGACGACTGTGTTTAGTGATAGAGGAACTACGCCACCGGCATGAACGATACGATGGCAAGCTAACGAAAGTTATCACGGCGACTTTCGGAGTTCGACACTACCATTCTCTCCTAGTGATGGTGATTTTAGCCGTCGTCTGCGTCGTCCTTTTAGGGGTGTTTGCTAACCCGTTGCTGTCGCAGTATCTCAGTCGCTACGGAGATCTCATCTTGGCAAATATGGCAGTGGCTTGTCTCGTCAATGTCTTCTTCAGCCTCAAG ACTCCCTCGCATGTAGAAATCAGCGAGTTCAGCGAAAAAGATCACCTGAACGTGGCCCATGGTTTGGCGTGGTCCTTCTACTTTGGATACCTGAAAATTATACTTCCAG AATTAGAGAATACCATTGCCAAGTCAAAATGGAACGACCAGATGAGAGCGGGTGGTCTCCTTGCCAAGCTGTTTATCGTCATTCCCGAGGCTTGCGTCATTCCCGACAACCTGGGAGAGGATTATCCTCATGTCAAATTTGAGGAGAAGCTCCCGCCTTTGGAAGTAGACCGTGCTGGAGTAAAGAAACGACAGTACATCAACTCCGTGTACCAAGTCACTGACCCCCATACCGGATAC GCTCATTACTGTATTTTGGAATATGCCACACCGGTCGATTCGTTGTACAAGATGTCGGGTCACCCCGAGGCTGGCTTGAGTGCCCAAGATAGACACCAACAGGTTCAGATATTCATGCGAACACTGCAGCAAATCTTGGACAGAACTCCGGAATGCAGTAAACGATGCGTGCTAGTCCCTATATCTG GCAAGGACTATGAACGCTTTCCTCTTGCACACGTCATACTGAAGGCTATAAAACAAGTCAAGGGAGAAGAGTACATCATTGAAGATAGCGAAGACGAATGA